One Bradyrhizobium manausense DNA segment encodes these proteins:
- the metC gene encoding cystathionine beta-lyase, producing the protein MDSSHPAQQHAETRLVTSGRDTKAQKGFVNPPVFHGSTVLYPTAEDLHAHRGEFTYGRHGTPTTRAFQDTLMALEGPQCAGVGIVPSGLSAISTTLLSVLKTGDHLLVADNIYRPSRNFCNGMLARYGVETTYFDPLIGAGVEKLFKPNTRAVLVEAPGSQSFEMPDIRAIAEVAHARDALVIDDNTWATPLYHRSLEQGVDISMQAATKYIGGHSDIMFGTISANAKSWPQVSEGIRLLGVCAGPDDVFLALRGLRTLSVRLAQHHRSGLDMARWLAGRPEVARVLHPGLETDPGHAIWKRDFTGASGLFSIVLKPAPQSAVDTMLNTLKLFGMGFSWGGFESLAIPFDCDGYRTATKWAPGGPTLRLHIGLESVDDLKADLDRGFAALKAAM; encoded by the coding sequence ATGGATTCCTCGCACCCCGCACAGCAGCATGCCGAAACCCGGCTGGTCACCTCCGGCCGCGACACCAAGGCGCAGAAGGGGTTCGTCAATCCACCGGTGTTCCATGGCTCGACCGTGCTCTATCCGACCGCCGAGGATCTGCACGCCCATCGCGGCGAGTTCACCTATGGCCGTCACGGCACTCCGACGACCAGGGCGTTCCAGGACACGCTGATGGCGCTGGAGGGACCGCAATGCGCCGGCGTCGGCATCGTGCCGTCGGGCCTGTCGGCGATCTCGACCACCCTGCTCTCGGTGTTGAAGACCGGCGACCATCTGCTGGTCGCCGACAACATCTACCGGCCCTCGCGCAATTTCTGCAACGGCATGCTCGCCCGTTACGGCGTCGAGACCACCTATTTCGACCCGCTGATCGGCGCCGGCGTCGAAAAACTGTTCAAGCCGAATACCCGCGCGGTGCTGGTCGAGGCGCCCGGCTCGCAATCCTTCGAGATGCCCGACATCCGTGCCATCGCCGAGGTCGCGCATGCGCGTGACGCGCTCGTCATCGACGACAACACCTGGGCGACGCCGCTCTATCACCGCTCGCTCGAACAGGGCGTCGACATCAGCATGCAGGCCGCCACCAAATATATCGGCGGCCATTCGGATATCATGTTCGGCACGATCTCGGCCAACGCCAAGTCCTGGCCGCAAGTCTCGGAAGGCATCCGCCTGCTCGGCGTCTGCGCCGGTCCCGACGACGTCTTCCTCGCACTGCGCGGCCTGCGCACGCTGTCGGTGCGGCTCGCGCAGCATCATCGCTCCGGCCTCGACATGGCGCGTTGGCTGGCTGGCCGCCCCGAGGTCGCGCGCGTGCTGCATCCGGGGCTCGAGACCGATCCGGGCCATGCGATCTGGAAGCGCGACTTCACCGGCGCCTCGGGCCTGTTCAGCATCGTGCTGAAGCCGGCACCGCAGAGCGCCGTCGACACCATGCTCAACACGCTCAAGCTGTTTGGCATGGGCTTCTCCTGGGGCGGCTTCGAGAGCCTTGCGATTCCCTTCGACTGCGACGGCTATCGGACCGCGACCAAATGGGCGCCGGGTGGCCCGACGCTGCGACTCCACATCGGGCTCGAGAGCGTCGACGACCTCAAGGCCGATCTCGATCGCGGCTTCGCTGCCCTCAAAGCGGCCATGTGA
- a CDS encoding Na/Pi cotransporter family protein yields MGTLVLLDLMGGVALLLWGLHMVQSGILRAFGPDLRRLLGKALGNRFSAFAAGLGLTALLQSSTATALLTSSFAAEGLLSLVAALAIMLGANVGTTLIVQALSFNIAAVAPVLFVLGLVAFRSGPRSRIKDIGRILIGLGLMLLSLHILLDTLAPAENAPGVRIVMSAITGDPILCIIIAALLTWAVHSSVASVLLIMSLAYSQFITSDAALALVLGANLGSAVNPVFEGARRDDPASYRLPVGNLVNRIIGIALVSPFLGTIATHMHAWQPDLAKMIAAFHIAFNVGTAVLFIGLLDTMSRLLTRVLPDRVQETDPARPRYLDETALETPSLALADAARETLRMGDLVETMLRKVMAAMMTGDRSLVDQVSKTDNVVDSLDEAIKLYVTKLTRGSLDESEGRRAMEIISFAINLEHIGDIIDKNLSELATKKIKRRFQFSPEGADELAAFHKRTMDSLRIAFGVFMSGDANEARKLLVEKTALKNTELAAVERHLDRLREGRPETIETTSLHLDVLRDLRRIHSHICSVAYPVLDAAGEPYRRTEAEAAALPASGATALPR; encoded by the coding sequence ATGGGAACGTTGGTTCTGCTCGACCTGATGGGCGGCGTTGCGCTGCTGCTGTGGGGCCTGCACATGGTCCAGAGCGGCATCCTGCGCGCCTTTGGCCCGGATCTGCGACGCCTGCTCGGCAAGGCTCTCGGCAACCGCTTCAGCGCGTTCGCCGCGGGCCTCGGCCTCACCGCACTGCTTCAGAGCAGCACGGCGACAGCGCTCCTCACCAGCTCCTTCGCCGCCGAGGGCCTGCTCAGCCTCGTCGCCGCGCTCGCCATCATGCTGGGGGCCAATGTCGGCACGACCCTGATCGTGCAGGCGCTCTCGTTCAACATCGCAGCCGTCGCGCCCGTGCTGTTCGTGCTCGGCCTCGTCGCCTTCCGCTCCGGCCCGCGCTCGCGGATCAAGGATATCGGCCGCATCTTGATCGGCCTCGGCTTGATGCTGCTGTCGCTGCATATCCTGCTCGATACGCTGGCGCCGGCGGAGAACGCACCTGGTGTGCGCATCGTGATGTCGGCCATCACCGGCGACCCCATCCTGTGCATCATCATCGCCGCGCTCCTGACCTGGGCCGTGCATTCGAGCGTCGCCAGCGTGCTGCTGATCATGTCGCTCGCCTATTCGCAGTTCATCACATCAGATGCGGCGCTGGCTCTGGTGCTCGGGGCCAATCTCGGCAGCGCCGTCAATCCCGTGTTTGAAGGCGCCAGGCGCGACGATCCCGCGAGCTATCGCTTGCCGGTCGGCAATCTGGTGAACCGTATCATCGGCATTGCGCTCGTCTCGCCATTCCTGGGTACGATCGCAACTCATATGCATGCCTGGCAGCCTGACCTTGCCAAGATGATCGCGGCGTTCCACATCGCTTTCAATGTCGGCACAGCCGTCCTCTTCATCGGCCTGCTCGACACCATGTCGCGCCTGCTGACCCGCGTCCTGCCGGATCGCGTGCAGGAAACCGACCCGGCCCGGCCGCGCTACCTCGACGAGACCGCGCTGGAGACGCCCTCGCTCGCGCTCGCCGATGCCGCCCGCGAGACGCTCCGCATGGGCGATCTGGTCGAAACCATGCTGCGCAAGGTCATGGCCGCGATGATGACCGGCGACCGGTCGCTGGTCGATCAGGTCTCGAAGACCGACAATGTCGTCGACAGTCTCGACGAGGCCATCAAGCTCTACGTCACGAAGCTGACCCGCGGCAGTCTTGACGAGAGCGAGGGCCGGCGCGCGATGGAGATCATTTCCTTCGCCATCAATCTCGAGCATATCGGCGACATCATCGACAAGAATCTGAGCGAGCTCGCCACCAAGAAGATCAAGCGGCGCTTCCAGTTCTCGCCCGAGGGCGCCGACGAGCTCGCGGCCTTTCACAAGCGCACGATGGACTCGCTCCGGATCGCCTTCGGTGTGTTCATGTCGGGCGATGCCAACGAGGCCCGCAAGCTGCTGGTGGAAAAGACCGCGCTGAAGAACACCGAGCTTGCCGCCGTCGAGCGCCATCTCGACCGCCTGCGCGAGGGCCGCCCCGAAACCATCGAGACCACGTCGCTGCATCTGGACGTGCTGCGCGATCTGCGCCGTATCCACTCGCATATCTGCTCGGTCGCTTATCCCGTGCTGGATGCGGCAGGCGAGCCTTATCGCAGGACCGAGGCGGAGGCAGCCGCCCTGCCCGCCTCAGGCGCCACAGCGCTACCGCGCTAG
- a CDS encoding lipid-A-disaccharide synthase N-terminal domain-containing protein, whose translation MIIQFGQALHNYFYDVFVAKFDFWLAFGLVAQLFFTARFLVQWIASERAGNSVVPMAFWFCSMGGGLMTLVYGVVKREPIIILGQALATIIYIRNIMLIIKNRGRASKTLDR comes from the coding sequence ATGATCATCCAGTTCGGTCAGGCATTGCACAATTACTTCTATGACGTCTTCGTCGCCAAGTTCGATTTCTGGCTCGCCTTCGGCCTGGTCGCGCAGCTGTTCTTCACCGCGCGCTTCCTGGTGCAGTGGATCGCGAGCGAGCGGGCCGGCAACAGCGTGGTGCCGATGGCGTTCTGGTTCTGCTCGATGGGCGGGGGCCTGATGACGCTGGTCTACGGTGTCGTGAAGCGCGAGCCCATCATCATCCTCGGACAGGCGCTGGCGACGATCATCTACATCCGCAACATCATGCTGATCATCAAGAACCGCGGCCGCGCCTCGAAGACGCTGGACCGCTGA
- a CDS encoding glycosyltransferase family 2 protein yields the protein MSSSQPSVSIVVPVRNEADNIAPLIAEITAALDGRWAYEIIYVNDGSTDATGERLAGLMAQRDNLRQLRHAKSGGQSAAVRSGVRAARGTIVATLDGDGQNNPAFLPDLIAAVEKGANVGLAAGQRVGRKDTGFKKFQSRVANKVRNAILQDGTRDTGCGLKAFRREVFLTMPYFDGLHRFLPALVRREGYDIAYVDVIDRPRHSGVSNYGFFDRLWIGIMDLAGVWWLIRRKKPTPDVTEVKA from the coding sequence TTGTCGTCGTCCCAGCCTTCGGTTTCCATCGTCGTTCCCGTGCGCAACGAAGCCGACAACATCGCACCGCTGATCGCGGAGATCACGGCCGCGCTCGACGGCCGCTGGGCCTATGAGATCATCTACGTCAACGACGGCTCGACCGATGCGACCGGCGAGCGGCTCGCAGGCCTCATGGCGCAGCGGGACAATCTGCGGCAGTTGCGTCATGCCAAATCCGGAGGCCAGTCGGCGGCGGTGCGCAGCGGCGTGCGCGCCGCCCGCGGTACGATCGTGGCAACGCTCGACGGCGACGGCCAGAACAATCCGGCCTTCCTGCCGGACCTGATCGCGGCGGTCGAGAAGGGCGCCAATGTCGGGCTCGCCGCGGGACAGCGCGTCGGGCGCAAGGACACCGGCTTCAAGAAATTCCAGTCGCGGGTCGCCAACAAGGTCCGCAATGCGATCCTCCAGGATGGCACACGCGATACCGGCTGCGGGCTGAAGGCGTTCCGGCGCGAAGTGTTCCTGACGATGCCTTATTTCGACGGGCTGCACCGCTTCCTGCCGGCGCTCGTCCGTCGCGAAGGTTACGACATCGCCTATGTCGACGTGATCGACCGGCCGCGCCATTCCGGTGTGTCCAATTACGGCTTCTTCGACCGGCTGTGGATCGGGATCATGGATCTCGCCGGCGTGTGGTGGCTGATCCGCCGCAAGAAGCCCACTCCAGACGTGACCGAGGTAAAGGCATGA
- a CDS encoding phosphatase PAP2 family protein has product MAGSTSIARRASYPAQLVAVAGHALAQLVRAPSHSRRAAAARKLARHSLWLSAVGAALIIVLMLAFDRTEIQLMPARGTPALWPIRIFTDFGKDENVLSVLGLALLIVAIVAAGMHGTRRALLLGFGTRLQYLFLSVALSVFVTEILKYLIGRGRPFVGGKADPFNFIPLEGTGAYSSLPSGHAVTAFALAFAVSALWPRLRVFMFTYAIVILLTRLVLLAHHPSDVTAGALVGMVGAMAVRYWFAARRLGFAIQADGTIVPLPGRLKRVARGASAP; this is encoded by the coding sequence ATGGCTGGCTCGACCAGCATCGCGCGGCGTGCGAGCTACCCCGCGCAGCTGGTTGCGGTCGCGGGTCATGCACTGGCGCAGCTCGTGCGCGCGCCCTCGCATTCGCGTCGCGCCGCGGCCGCGCGAAAACTGGCGCGGCATTCGCTCTGGCTGAGTGCAGTCGGCGCGGCCTTGATTATCGTGCTGATGCTCGCGTTTGATCGAACCGAGATCCAGCTGATGCCGGCGCGCGGCACGCCGGCGCTCTGGCCGATCCGCATCTTCACCGATTTCGGCAAGGACGAGAATGTGCTCTCGGTACTGGGCTTGGCGCTGCTGATCGTGGCAATCGTTGCTGCCGGAATGCACGGCACCCGCCGTGCGCTGCTGCTCGGCTTCGGGACGAGACTGCAATATCTGTTTCTGTCTGTTGCGTTGTCGGTGTTCGTCACCGAGATCCTGAAATATCTCATCGGCCGCGGGCGTCCGTTCGTCGGCGGCAAGGCCGATCCGTTCAACTTCATACCGCTCGAAGGCACGGGGGCCTATTCCAGCCTGCCGTCCGGGCATGCGGTGACGGCGTTCGCTCTGGCCTTTGCGGTCTCGGCGCTCTGGCCACGCTTGCGCGTATTCATGTTCACTTACGCAATCGTGATCCTGCTGACGCGCCTGGTGCTGCTCGCGCACCACCCGAGTGACGTCACGGCGGGCGCCCTGGTCGGCATGGTCGGCGCCATGGCGGTCCGCTACTGGTTTGCGGCGCGCCGGCTCGGCTTTGCCATCCAGGCCGACGGCACCATCGTGCCGCTTCCCGGACGCCTCAAAAGGGTTGCCCGCGGGGCATCTGCCCCATAA
- a CDS encoding ArnT family glycosyltransferase, whose amino-acid sequence MAETYPTPRFGAPREPKTPVNPGSRLVLMLDFVTASHARAVSFLVLCALLLFLPGFFTIPPVDRDEARFAQATKQMVESGDYVDIRFQEDVRYKKPVGIYWLQSAAVEVATALKLPKAELRIWVYRLPSLFGAIGAVLMTYWAALGFVTRRAAALAALLMSASVLLGVEARLAKTDAVLLFCVVAAMGAMARAYLSWQRAEHETRPPWSWPAIFWTALAVGILIKGPLILMFAGLTIIALAIQDRDSSWLWRLRPVWGLMWMLVLVLPWFVAIFWRAGDAFFADSVGGDMLSKLSAQESHGAPPGLYLALFWITFWPGAPLAAMAAPAVWRARREPGAQFLLAWLIPSWIVFEAVLTKLPHYVLPLYPAIAILTAGALERNVLSRSWLARGSAWWFAIPAAASIIAVVGAVILTRQPAFVAWPFIAASLIFGLFAWWLFDTNRAERSVLNALVAALMLAVVVYGIVLPSLTPLFPSIEVARALRNVTCVGPKAASAGYAEPSLVFLTGTQTLLTDGSGAADFLRQGSCRFALIEQRSERSFVQRAEAIGLRYKVGARIDGYNFSQGRAISISIFRSEGTE is encoded by the coding sequence ATGGCCGAGACCTACCCAACTCCCCGTTTTGGAGCGCCCCGAGAGCCGAAAACGCCCGTGAATCCGGGTAGCCGGCTCGTGCTGATGCTCGACTTCGTCACTGCCAGCCACGCGCGTGCCGTGAGCTTCCTGGTGCTGTGCGCGCTGCTGCTGTTCCTGCCCGGCTTCTTCACCATCCCGCCGGTCGACCGTGACGAAGCGCGCTTTGCGCAGGCCACCAAGCAGATGGTCGAGAGCGGCGACTATGTCGACATTCGCTTCCAGGAGGACGTGCGCTACAAGAAGCCGGTCGGCATCTACTGGTTGCAATCCGCGGCTGTTGAAGTCGCGACGGCGCTGAAACTGCCGAAGGCCGAGTTGCGGATCTGGGTCTATCGGCTTCCCTCCCTGTTCGGCGCGATCGGCGCAGTGCTGATGACCTATTGGGCGGCGCTCGGCTTCGTCACCCGGCGCGCGGCGGCCCTTGCCGCGCTGCTGATGTCCGCCTCGGTGCTGCTCGGTGTCGAGGCGCGTCTGGCCAAGACCGACGCCGTGCTGTTGTTCTGCGTGGTCGCCGCAATGGGAGCGATGGCGCGGGCCTATTTGTCGTGGCAGCGCGCCGAGCACGAGACGCGTCCGCCGTGGAGCTGGCCCGCAATCTTCTGGACCGCGCTCGCGGTGGGCATCCTGATCAAGGGCCCGCTGATCCTGATGTTTGCAGGACTGACCATCATCGCGCTCGCGATCCAGGACCGCGATTCCTCATGGCTGTGGCGCTTGCGTCCCGTCTGGGGCCTGATGTGGATGCTGGTGCTGGTGCTGCCATGGTTCGTCGCGATCTTCTGGCGCGCGGGCGATGCCTTCTTCGCCGACTCCGTCGGTGGCGACATGCTGAGCAAACTCAGCGCACAGGAATCCCATGGTGCACCGCCCGGACTGTACCTGGCGCTGTTCTGGATCACCTTCTGGCCGGGCGCGCCGCTGGCAGCGATGGCGGCGCCTGCGGTGTGGCGGGCGCGGCGCGAACCCGGCGCGCAATTTCTGCTGGCCTGGCTGATCCCGTCCTGGATCGTGTTCGAGGCGGTGCTGACAAAACTGCCGCATTACGTGCTGCCGCTCTATCCGGCGATCGCGATCCTCACCGCCGGCGCGCTGGAGCGGAACGTGCTGTCGCGCTCCTGGCTGGCACGCGGCTCGGCCTGGTGGTTCGCAATCCCAGCGGCGGCCTCGATCATCGCCGTGGTCGGCGCCGTGATACTGACGCGGCAACCGGCGTTCGTCGCCTGGCCCTTCATCGCGGCCTCGCTGATCTTCGGCCTGTTCGCCTGGTGGCTGTTCGACACCAACCGCGCCGAGCGTTCGGTGCTCAACGCGCTGGTTGCGGCGTTGATGCTGGCAGTGGTGGTCTACGGCATCGTGCTGCCGTCGCTGACGCCGTTGTTTCCGAGCATCGAGGTGGCGCGCGCGCTGCGCAACGTGACCTGCGTCGGGCCCAAAGCGGCCTCGGCCGGCTATGCCGAGCCGAGCCTCGTGTTCCTGACGGGCACCCAGACGTTGCTGACTGACGGGTCCGGCGCCGCCGATTTCCTCAGGCAGGGCAGCTGCCGGTTCGCGCTGATCGAGCAGCGCTCGGAACGAAGCTTCGTGCAGCGCGCCGAGGCGATCGGGCTGCGCTACAAGGTCGGCGCGCGCATCGACGGCTATAATTTCTCGCAAGGACGCGCGATCTCGATCTCGATTTTCCGCTCCGAGGGCACCGAGTAG
- the pbpC gene encoding penicillin-binding protein 1C has translation MSRASTDFGAGGKNVDGRDRPGHDGARGGGHRLLSIFALAVILVVIGFVGWVYSLGPLPLDQARRVSTSVVDRNGKLLRAYAMADGRWRLPVDAKANVDPTYLKLLFAYEDQRFYAHDGIDPLALGRAALQLSTRGHIVSGGSTISMQLARLMEPRRQRSLYAKLHQIVRAIELERALSKDEILNLYLALAPYGGNLEGIRAASIAYLGKEPKRLSLAEAALLVALPQSPETRRLDRYPDAARKARDRVLDRMVEEHVVGVDDAAQAKAVPVPKLRKPMPILAPHASDSALATVKDAPVIKLTLDSNLQKVLEPLARDRATALGPNISVGIIVIDNESGDVLARVGSADYFDDSRAGQVDMTRALRSPGSTLKPFIYGLAFEDGFVHPDSLIDDRPVRFGSYAPENFDMTFQGTVPVKKALQLSLNVPAIVLLDRVGSSRLASRLRQAGGNLVLPKDEAPGLAMGLGGVGVTLQDLAQLYTGFARLGTTRPLREVMADKDDREPLRLLDPVAAWQVGNVLLGTPPPENAARNRIAFKTGTSYGYRDAWSVGFDGRMTIGVWVGRPDGAPVPGLIGRIAAAPILFDAFARTGKTLVPLPKPPKGTLVANNAKLPLPLRRFRPLGELVRTGGEQALHIQFPLNGSRIDVDRSGGAEVAAMPVKVAGGVLPMTVMVNGTALGEIDGRRQRLIDPPGPGFARLTVVDATGAADTVVIRIQ, from the coding sequence ATGTCCCGGGCATCCACGGACTTTGGTGCTGGGGGCAAGAACGTGGATGGCCGGGACAGGCCCGGCCATGACGGAGCGAGGGGCGGGGGGCATCGCCTTCTCTCAATCTTCGCGCTCGCGGTCATCCTCGTCGTCATCGGCTTCGTCGGATGGGTCTATTCACTCGGCCCGCTGCCGCTCGACCAGGCGCGCCGGGTCTCGACCTCGGTGGTCGACCGCAATGGAAAACTGCTGCGCGCCTACGCCATGGCGGACGGGCGCTGGCGGCTGCCGGTCGACGCCAAGGCAAATGTCGATCCAACCTACCTGAAGCTGCTGTTCGCCTACGAGGACCAGCGCTTCTACGCCCATGACGGCATCGATCCGCTGGCGCTGGGCCGCGCAGCGCTGCAGCTCTCGACACGCGGCCACATCGTGTCGGGCGGTTCGACCATCTCCATGCAGCTCGCACGGCTGATGGAGCCGCGGCGGCAGCGCTCGCTCTACGCCAAACTGCATCAAATCGTCCGCGCGATCGAGCTCGAGCGGGCGCTGAGCAAGGACGAGATCCTCAACCTCTATCTTGCGCTCGCGCCCTACGGCGGCAATCTCGAAGGCATCCGCGCCGCCTCCATCGCCTATCTCGGCAAGGAGCCGAAGCGGCTGTCGCTTGCGGAAGCAGCGCTGCTGGTCGCGCTGCCGCAATCGCCGGAGACACGCAGGCTCGACCGCTATCCTGATGCCGCCCGCAAGGCGCGCGATCGCGTGCTCGACCGGATGGTCGAGGAGCATGTGGTCGGCGTCGACGATGCAGCGCAGGCGAAAGCCGTGCCGGTGCCCAAGCTGCGCAAGCCGATGCCTATCCTGGCGCCGCACGCCTCCGACAGCGCGCTGGCCACGGTCAAGGACGCGCCTGTCATCAAGCTGACGCTGGATTCCAATCTCCAGAAGGTGCTGGAGCCCTTGGCGCGCGACCGCGCCACAGCGCTGGGGCCGAACATCTCGGTCGGCATCATCGTGATCGACAATGAGAGCGGCGACGTACTCGCCCGCGTCGGCTCGGCCGATTATTTCGACGACAGCCGGGCAGGTCAGGTCGACATGACCCGCGCCCTCCGCTCGCCGGGCTCGACGCTGAAACCGTTCATCTATGGCCTCGCCTTCGAGGACGGCTTTGTTCACCCTGACAGTCTGATCGACGACCGCCCGGTCCGCTTCGGCTCCTACGCGCCGGAAAATTTTGACATGACGTTCCAGGGCACGGTGCCGGTGAAGAAGGCGCTGCAACTCTCGCTGAACGTGCCGGCCATCGTGCTGCTCGACCGCGTCGGCTCGAGCCGGCTGGCCTCGCGGCTGCGGCAGGCCGGCGGCAATCTCGTGCTGCCCAAGGATGAGGCACCGGGGCTTGCGATGGGCCTTGGCGGCGTCGGGGTGACACTGCAGGACCTTGCGCAGCTCTATACGGGCTTCGCCCGGCTCGGCACCACCAGGCCGTTACGCGAGGTCATGGCCGACAAGGATGATCGCGAGCCGCTCCGGCTGCTGGATCCTGTCGCAGCCTGGCAGGTCGGCAACGTGCTCCTGGGAACTCCGCCGCCGGAGAACGCGGCCCGTAACCGCATCGCCTTCAAGACCGGTACCTCCTACGGCTATCGCGACGCCTGGTCGGTCGGGTTCGACGGCCGGATGACGATCGGCGTCTGGGTCGGCCGGCCCGATGGCGCGCCGGTTCCCGGTCTGATCGGTCGCATCGCCGCGGCGCCCATCCTGTTCGACGCGTTTGCACGGACCGGGAAGACGCTGGTCCCGTTGCCGAAGCCGCCCAAGGGAACCCTGGTGGCCAACAACGCGAAGTTGCCGTTGCCGCTGAGGCGGTTCCGTCCCCTCGGGGAACTCGTCCGGACTGGCGGCGAGCAGGCGCTCCACATACAGTTCCCGCTTAACGGCTCCCGGATCGATGTCGATCGTTCGGGCGGAGCCGAGGTGGCCGCGATGCCCGTCAAGGTCGCCGGTGGGGTGTTGCCGATGACCGTCATGGTCAACGGGACGGCACTCGGCGAGATCGACGGACGGCGCCAGCGCCTGATCGATCCACCCGGGCCGGGCTTTGCACGGCTGACCGTGGTCGACGCTACGGGCGCCGCGGACACAGTTGTCATTCGAATTCAATGA